One genomic segment of Nocardioides cavernaquae includes these proteins:
- a CDS encoding Pls/PosA family non-ribosomal peptide synthetase — translation MTINPVPAEFLRSGHAPAERTLVDVFRSTVAAHPEALAVDSGVAVLSYAELAEAAADLAGQLVEAGVGRGDKVGVRIRSGTTELYVAILGVLNAGAAYVPVDADDPDERARVVFAEARVRAVIGNELAIAVPGEPVEEPEAVVVVDPLPEDDAWVIFTSGSTGTPKGVAVTHRNAAAFVDAESRMFLQDEPIGPGDRVMAGLSVAFDASCEEMWLAWAYGACLVPAPRSLVRSGVDVGPWLVANDITVVSTVPTLVALWPLDSLVNVRLLIMGGEACPPELAGRLQSEGREVWNTYGPTEATVVACGCQLDGSAPVRIGLPLDGWDLAVVDADGHPVAIGESGELIIGGVGLARYLDPAKDAEKYGPMPTLGWDRAYRSGDVVVNDPAGLLFGGRADDQIKLGGRRIELGEIDEQLLRLPGVVGAATAVRATKSGNKLLVGYLAVDPTYDAASAQELLRTRLPATLVPRLAVVDEMPTRTSGKIDRDALPWPLPASAGAGSGDGGGLHGVHAWIAEIWQDVLGADVTSPQDDFFAFGGGSLTAAQVISRLRERYPEIAVGDLYEHPSVAGLAEVLDTHGGTVKKSDRHVKPIPRKTQLGQAAALLPLRGLAAARWLAWLALLSTIAQPLLDTTWLPTFPVWLLILTSWFLLVPPGRMTLAAGLIRLTLRGVEPGRYPRGGKVHLRVWLAGRIQDELAATSLSGAPWFPHYARLLGAKVGKGVDLHTLPPVTGFLEIGEGAAVEPEVDLSGYWIDGDVVHLGAMRIGARARVGARSTLEGGADIGEGAEIAPGSLVVGTVPDEEFWAGSPAGHRSVARGPWSDNEPPHEGIWLGLYGVLSTLIAGLPGMATLAGVAVVLPQVRSATSAGDFLLRALPWLPLAALAAYSVLALAILLLVRVLGAGMTAGHHPVRSAAGVRIWATLRVLDEARTWLFPLYSSGLTPLWLRLLGAKIGKGVEASTVLLIPKFTTVNDQAFLADDTLIGCYELGGGWIRVEHVKVGKRAFVGNSGMLAPGRKVPKSSLVAVLSAAPARGSAKAGTSWMGSPPTKLRRSSGKTDSSRTYDPPLRLKLYRSLVELGRVLPVLVAVLLYAAVASTLLGLLAWQPLVAVVLGGPVLALGGLAAALVAALAKWVFVGRHRSTDHPLWSGFVWRNELADTFIEVLAAPWFAAVTQGTVLLNIWLRVLGAKVGRGVWCDTYWLPETDLIELHDGATVNAGCVVQTHLFHDRVLSMDKVILRAGATLGPNSVILPAATIGRHATVGPVSLVMRGEGVPARTRWIGNPIGPWEED, via the coding sequence GTGACGATCAACCCAGTGCCTGCGGAGTTCCTCCGGTCAGGCCATGCCCCGGCGGAACGCACGTTGGTCGATGTCTTCCGCTCGACGGTTGCCGCCCACCCCGAAGCGCTCGCGGTCGACAGCGGTGTCGCCGTCCTGAGCTACGCCGAGCTGGCCGAGGCGGCCGCTGACCTCGCCGGTCAGCTGGTCGAGGCCGGCGTCGGCCGCGGCGACAAGGTCGGGGTGCGGATCCGGTCCGGCACGACCGAGCTCTACGTCGCGATCCTCGGGGTCCTGAACGCCGGAGCGGCGTACGTGCCCGTGGATGCTGACGACCCTGACGAACGCGCGCGGGTGGTCTTCGCCGAGGCCCGGGTCCGGGCCGTCATCGGCAACGAGCTCGCGATCGCGGTTCCGGGCGAGCCGGTCGAGGAGCCCGAGGCCGTCGTCGTGGTCGATCCGCTTCCCGAGGACGACGCCTGGGTGATCTTCACCAGCGGCTCCACTGGCACCCCGAAGGGCGTCGCGGTCACCCACCGCAACGCCGCAGCCTTCGTCGACGCCGAGTCGCGGATGTTCCTGCAGGACGAGCCGATCGGCCCCGGGGACCGGGTGATGGCCGGCCTCTCGGTCGCCTTCGACGCGAGCTGCGAGGAGATGTGGCTCGCCTGGGCGTACGGCGCGTGCCTGGTGCCCGCGCCCCGCTCGCTGGTGCGCTCCGGCGTCGACGTCGGGCCGTGGCTGGTCGCCAACGACATCACCGTCGTCTCCACCGTGCCGACCCTCGTCGCACTCTGGCCGCTCGACTCGCTGGTGAACGTGCGCCTGCTGATCATGGGTGGCGAGGCGTGCCCGCCCGAGCTGGCCGGCCGCCTCCAGTCCGAGGGGCGCGAGGTCTGGAACACCTATGGCCCGACCGAGGCCACCGTCGTCGCGTGCGGCTGCCAGCTCGACGGCTCCGCTCCTGTCCGGATCGGCCTGCCGCTCGACGGCTGGGACCTCGCGGTCGTCGACGCGGACGGTCACCCGGTCGCGATCGGCGAGAGTGGCGAGCTGATCATCGGCGGCGTCGGGCTGGCCCGCTACCTCGACCCCGCGAAGGACGCCGAGAAGTACGGTCCCATGCCCACCCTTGGCTGGGACCGCGCCTACCGCTCCGGCGACGTCGTCGTGAACGACCCGGCGGGCCTGCTCTTCGGTGGTCGCGCGGACGACCAGATCAAGCTCGGCGGTCGCCGGATCGAGCTGGGTGAGATCGACGAACAGCTGCTCCGTCTCCCGGGAGTGGTGGGGGCGGCCACCGCCGTCCGGGCCACGAAGTCCGGCAACAAGCTGCTGGTCGGCTACCTCGCCGTCGACCCGACGTACGACGCGGCATCGGCGCAGGAGCTCCTGCGCACGCGACTTCCCGCGACCCTGGTCCCGCGGCTGGCCGTGGTCGACGAGATGCCGACCCGCACCTCGGGCAAGATCGACCGCGACGCCCTGCCCTGGCCACTGCCGGCGTCAGCAGGTGCCGGCTCCGGCGACGGGGGTGGCCTGCACGGTGTGCATGCCTGGATCGCGGAGATCTGGCAGGACGTGCTGGGCGCCGACGTGACCAGCCCCCAGGACGACTTCTTCGCCTTCGGCGGCGGTTCGCTGACCGCGGCGCAGGTGATCAGCCGGCTGCGCGAGCGCTATCCCGAGATCGCGGTCGGCGATCTCTACGAGCACCCGTCGGTCGCCGGACTCGCCGAGGTCCTCGACACGCACGGGGGCACGGTCAAGAAGTCGGACCGTCACGTCAAGCCGATCCCGCGCAAGACCCAGCTCGGGCAGGCTGCGGCGCTGCTCCCGCTCCGTGGCCTCGCCGCGGCGCGCTGGCTGGCCTGGCTGGCGCTGCTCTCGACCATCGCCCAGCCGCTGCTCGACACCACGTGGTTGCCGACCTTCCCGGTCTGGCTGCTGATCCTGACCAGCTGGTTCCTGCTGGTTCCGCCCGGGCGGATGACGTTGGCGGCGGGCCTGATCCGGCTGACGCTCCGCGGCGTCGAGCCCGGCCGCTATCCCCGTGGCGGCAAGGTGCACCTGCGGGTGTGGCTGGCCGGCCGGATCCAGGACGAGCTCGCGGCGACCTCGCTGAGCGGCGCCCCGTGGTTCCCGCACTACGCCCGCCTGCTCGGAGCCAAGGTCGGCAAGGGCGTCGACCTGCACACCCTCCCGCCCGTCACCGGCTTCCTCGAGATCGGCGAGGGTGCGGCGGTCGAGCCCGAGGTGGATCTCAGCGGCTACTGGATCGATGGCGACGTCGTGCACCTCGGTGCCATGCGGATCGGGGCCCGCGCCCGCGTCGGTGCCCGCAGCACCCTCGAGGGCGGCGCCGACATCGGCGAGGGTGCGGAGATCGCACCCGGCTCGCTGGTCGTCGGCACCGTTCCGGACGAGGAGTTCTGGGCCGGCTCGCCGGCCGGCCACCGCTCGGTCGCGCGCGGGCCGTGGTCGGACAACGAACCTCCGCACGAGGGCATCTGGCTCGGCCTCTACGGCGTCCTGTCGACGCTGATCGCGGGCCTCCCGGGCATGGCGACGCTCGCCGGCGTGGCGGTCGTCCTGCCGCAGGTGCGCTCGGCGACCTCCGCCGGCGACTTCCTGCTGCGTGCACTGCCGTGGCTCCCGCTGGCTGCCCTCGCGGCGTACTCCGTGCTGGCGCTCGCGATCCTGCTGCTGGTCCGCGTGCTGGGGGCCGGCATGACCGCTGGCCACCACCCGGTGCGATCCGCGGCGGGAGTGCGGATCTGGGCCACACTCCGCGTCCTCGACGAGGCACGGACCTGGCTCTTCCCGCTCTACTCGAGCGGGCTGACGCCGCTGTGGTTGCGCCTGCTCGGCGCGAAGATCGGCAAGGGGGTCGAGGCGTCGACCGTCCTGCTGATCCCGAAGTTCACGACCGTCAACGACCAGGCCTTCCTCGCCGACGACACCCTGATCGGCTGCTACGAGCTCGGCGGCGGCTGGATCCGGGTCGAGCACGTGAAGGTCGGCAAGCGTGCCTTCGTCGGCAACTCCGGGATGCTGGCGCCGGGCCGCAAGGTGCCCAAGTCCTCTCTGGTCGCCGTGCTCTCCGCAGCGCCGGCGCGTGGCTCCGCCAAGGCCGGCACCTCCTGGATGGGCAGCCCGCCGACGAAGCTGCGCCGTTCCTCGGGCAAGACCGACTCGAGCCGCACCTACGACCCGCCGCTCCGGCTGAAGCTCTACCGGAGCCTGGTCGAGCTCGGGCGGGTTCTGCCCGTGCTGGTCGCTGTCCTGCTCTACGCCGCCGTCGCGTCGACCCTGCTCGGGCTGCTCGCCTGGCAGCCGCTGGTTGCGGTGGTCCTCGGCGGCCCGGTGCTCGCACTCGGTGGCCTGGCCGCCGCCCTCGTCGCGGCGCTCGCCAAGTGGGTCTTCGTCGGCCGGCACCGCAGCACCGACCACCCGCTGTGGTCGGGCTTCGTGTGGCGCAACGAGCTTGCGGACACCTTCATCGAGGTGCTGGCGGCTCCGTGGTTCGCAGCGGTCACCCAGGGCACCGTCCTGCTCAACATCTGGTTGCGGGTGCTCGGCGCCAAGGTCGGCCGTGGCGTCTGGTGTGACACCTACTGGCTGCCCGAGACAGACCTGATCGAGCTGCACGACGGTGCCACGGTCAACGCCGGCTGCGTCGTGCAGACCCATCTCTTCCACGACCGGGTGCTCAGCATGGACAAGGTGATCCTGCGCGCCGGAGCGACCCTCGGACCCAACAGCGTGATCCTGCCCGCGGCTACGATCGGGCGGCATGCAACGGTGGGACCCGTGTCGCTGGTGATGAGGGGCGAGGGAGTCCCCGCACGCACGCGATGGATCGGGAACCCGATCGGACCCTGGGAGGAGGACTGA
- a CDS encoding YegP family protein gives MAGKFEVYEDKAGKFRFRLKAANGQVVAVGEDYETKAAAIKGTEAVQRAAEGATVADLTE, from the coding sequence ATGGCAGGCAAGTTCGAGGTCTACGAGGACAAGGCCGGCAAGTTCCGGTTCCGCCTGAAGGCCGCCAACGGTCAGGTCGTCGCGGTCGGCGAGGACTACGAGACCAAGGCAGCAGCGATCAAGGGCACGGAGGCCGTCCAGCGCGCCGCCGAGGGCGCCACGGTCGCCGACCTCACGGAGTAG